A region from the Aeromicrobium choanae genome encodes:
- a CDS encoding trypsin-like peptidase domain-containing protein, which produces MTEIVVEDLRSLLVTPMANGEDLSSATGFVVWFEGTTYLVTNWHVLAGRHSGTGAPLHSSGATPDALRIQHVLRTPLATRTEVVEPCRDEDGVAIWLEHPTLGRQVDVAGLPLTTTDRMLLDGYSLEVEDSPVHVVPGERLNVIGFPFGISSAQGLPVWTTAFAATYPDLPFQESPCFLIDARTREGQSGSPVIFHSSSGIYPAGRGQNVLTASGPTVTRFMGVYSGRVNPDSDLGRVWTPEAIKDVLAGAKTSSAL; this is translated from the coding sequence ATGACTGAAATTGTCGTCGAGGATCTGCGGTCGCTTTTGGTCACACCCATGGCAAATGGTGAGGACCTCTCGAGCGCTACTGGATTTGTAGTTTGGTTCGAGGGGACGACCTATCTCGTGACGAATTGGCATGTCCTGGCCGGTCGGCATAGTGGGACGGGAGCGCCACTCCATTCGAGCGGGGCGACGCCTGATGCCCTCCGTATCCAACATGTGCTTCGCACGCCGCTCGCCACGAGGACTGAAGTTGTCGAGCCCTGCCGCGATGAAGATGGCGTCGCGATCTGGCTTGAACACCCAACTCTTGGACGCCAGGTTGACGTCGCCGGATTGCCGCTTACAACGACTGACCGGATGTTGCTAGACGGGTACTCACTGGAGGTCGAGGACTCGCCCGTACATGTTGTCCCAGGCGAGCGCCTGAACGTGATCGGGTTCCCTTTCGGAATTAGTTCAGCGCAGGGATTGCCGGTGTGGACGACAGCCTTTGCAGCGACCTACCCCGATCTGCCTTTCCAAGAATCGCCCTGCTTCCTCATCGATGCGCGCACGAGGGAGGGACAGAGTGGTTCACCTGTGATCTTTCATTCGTCCTCAGGTATCTATCCGGCGGGTCGGGGTCAGAACGTACTCACAGCTTCAGGTCCGACTGTGACTCGATTCATGGGTGTCTACTCCGGACGCGTGAACCCTGACAGTGACCTCGGACGAGTGTGGACGCCGGAGGCGATCAAGGACGTGCTCGCTGGCGCGAAGACCTCGTCAGCGCTTTGA
- a CDS encoding AAA family ATPase — translation MDLVVFSVEGYRRFVEKTSIKLYGRMIAVVGPNEAGKSSLLRALAHLNHSEPFERNEAPRRRNRQPRLSWQLQLSAEDKASFSSVPNSQQVEKVTITKSADGSKEWTFHPTTPWRDRAPREAPALGLLTMRASPHFSQDAEALGYPADLPEMVAEALNEDADTLATEGMGQLRDLAAMLSAVPDVERGGDDLDPEGEPIDELVTYLSGAASLLSTLESLIELESRPSPSVLVREALEPRIPRIQFFDQQDRDLRTFYELVDDADSPPAALQHLASLAGLDLRRVRDDALAGEIGIADVTTAERKANARLLEVFDESWNQEGVAVQVALRGTGLHIQATTPGDEGVSSIEERSEGMRWFAALLAYAHNWEGRPILLADEIETHLHYDAQADLVSVLSEQAFTSKVIFTTHSFGCLPNDLGNGVRSVQPIDASTSMLRNDFWNDGAGFTPLLSAMGAAAVSFTPSRKAIVGEGPGEAILLPTLLRQVTSHDELSFQVVPGIAIVAAAGVADLEAQAGRLAFVVDGDPGGLANRQKLLEGGIPEDRIVVLGDPSDGMALELEDLIDPGIYARAVDDELRFWNAQLHEAFTESDLSSNLVTKSVASWCAARGLTPPDKAAVAQRVVDISHEPQPSSATPWRRVYSETYRERIESLLASFEGLLAIPDALRAGRRADGPAR, via the coding sequence ATGGACCTCGTTGTGTTTTCGGTGGAGGGCTATCGCCGATTCGTTGAGAAGACGTCGATCAAACTCTACGGACGGATGATTGCTGTTGTCGGTCCGAATGAAGCGGGGAAGAGTTCGTTGCTGCGCGCCTTGGCGCACCTCAACCACTCCGAGCCGTTTGAGCGGAACGAGGCGCCTCGGCGACGTAATCGGCAGCCGCGCTTGTCCTGGCAACTTCAACTCAGCGCCGAGGACAAGGCCAGCTTCTCTAGCGTGCCAAACTCGCAACAGGTCGAGAAGGTGACGATTACCAAATCCGCCGACGGATCGAAGGAGTGGACGTTCCATCCGACCACACCTTGGCGGGACCGAGCGCCGCGTGAAGCGCCCGCGCTCGGCCTCTTGACCATGCGCGCCTCGCCTCACTTCTCTCAAGATGCGGAGGCGCTTGGATACCCTGCCGACCTCCCAGAGATGGTTGCTGAGGCACTAAACGAGGACGCCGACACGCTTGCTACCGAAGGAATGGGACAACTCCGTGACCTGGCGGCGATGCTAAGCGCGGTTCCCGACGTTGAGCGAGGCGGGGACGACCTCGACCCCGAGGGCGAACCAATCGATGAACTCGTCACGTACTTGAGTGGCGCGGCTTCGCTTCTGAGCACTCTTGAGAGTCTCATCGAGCTCGAGTCTCGCCCAAGCCCCAGCGTGCTCGTTCGGGAAGCGCTGGAGCCGCGGATTCCGCGAATCCAGTTCTTTGATCAACAGGACCGAGATCTGAGGACGTTCTACGAGCTGGTTGACGACGCAGATAGCCCTCCGGCGGCGCTTCAACACCTGGCATCTCTCGCCGGCCTAGATCTGCGTAGGGTGCGAGACGACGCTCTAGCCGGTGAAATCGGGATTGCGGACGTGACGACAGCAGAGAGAAAGGCCAACGCGCGCCTCCTAGAAGTCTTCGACGAAAGTTGGAACCAGGAAGGCGTTGCGGTGCAGGTGGCCCTCCGGGGAACGGGCCTTCATATTCAAGCGACCACGCCGGGAGATGAGGGCGTTTCGAGTATCGAGGAGCGAAGCGAAGGCATGCGCTGGTTCGCCGCGCTTCTCGCGTATGCACACAATTGGGAGGGCAGACCGATCCTCCTCGCAGACGAGATCGAGACTCACCTGCATTACGACGCGCAGGCCGATCTCGTAAGCGTCTTGTCGGAGCAGGCGTTTACTTCGAAAGTGATATTCACAACGCATTCGTTCGGATGCCTGCCAAACGATCTCGGAAATGGTGTTCGCTCAGTTCAGCCCATTGATGCGTCGACGTCGATGCTTCGGAACGATTTCTGGAATGACGGGGCCGGGTTCACCCCGCTGTTGTCGGCGATGGGTGCCGCCGCTGTTTCATTCACACCCAGTCGGAAGGCCATTGTTGGTGAGGGGCCCGGAGAGGCGATCCTGCTCCCGACTTTGCTTAGACAAGTAACGAGTCACGACGAACTCTCCTTCCAGGTCGTTCCAGGGATCGCGATCGTGGCCGCCGCGGGCGTTGCAGATCTGGAGGCTCAAGCGGGGCGGCTTGCTTTCGTCGTAGACGGCGATCCAGGGGGCTTGGCGAATCGCCAAAAACTGCTCGAAGGTGGAATCCCAGAAGACCGGATCGTCGTGCTGGGCGACCCGTCTGACGGAATGGCGCTGGAACTGGAAGATCTCATCGATCCGGGGATATACGCACGGGCTGTAGATGATGAACTTCGATTCTGGAATGCACAGCTGCATGAGGCATTTACCGAGTCTGATCTCAGTTCGAACTTGGTGACAAAGTCGGTCGCGTCGTGGTGCGCCGCTCGCGGGTTGACACCTCCTGACAAAGCCGCCGTTGCTCAGCGAGTGGTCGACATTTCCCACGAACCGCAACCCTCGAGCGCGACGCCCTGGCGACGCGTCTATTCGGAGACCTACCGGGAGAGAATCGAATCACTTCTCGCATCATTTGAAGGACTCCTTGCAATTCCGGATGCGTTGCGGGCGGGGAGAAGGGCTGACGGTCCCGCCCGCTGA
- a CDS encoding tocopherol cyclase family protein: protein MSSPLRRAVGSLQRAYRGSGADRPFGDPLPAHGVAMEGYFWRFTDPASGRVVIALNGVNRAADGMWSTLGLAAHPNGFLHTTTHPEGHADEQALGVTSGDAFRGTADSLHVDLAPNARLDVRVTNPVPWPRRSFGGSSIFQSVPGLNQYWHPWLLGGSAHGTAVVGDETWELDGWSVYAEKNWGKGGFPDSWWWGQAQGFADPSVCVAFAGGEVSAGPLRTTVTAAVVRLPDSSVIRLGDPVVSPVRAEVTDERWSLHGRSARWRVDIEGSGSLAGAHVLPVPLPLERRNVPGAIEHLGAHMRVTVRHRGSVMWEGESHLAALEHGGIDRARAEVTRRGHGPDAEDAPPTTRPLP from the coding sequence ATGAGTTCGCCGCTGCGTCGCGCCGTCGGATCGTTGCAGCGCGCGTACCGGGGCAGCGGGGCGGATCGGCCGTTCGGGGATCCGCTTCCTGCGCACGGAGTCGCGATGGAGGGCTACTTCTGGCGGTTCACCGACCCGGCCTCCGGGCGCGTGGTGATCGCGCTCAACGGGGTGAATCGGGCGGCCGACGGGATGTGGTCGACCCTCGGGCTCGCGGCGCACCCGAACGGCTTCCTTCACACCACGACCCATCCCGAAGGCCACGCCGACGAACAAGCGCTGGGCGTGACCTCGGGCGATGCATTCCGCGGCACCGCCGACAGCCTCCACGTCGACCTCGCGCCGAACGCGCGGCTCGACGTCCGGGTCACGAACCCCGTGCCGTGGCCGCGGCGCAGCTTCGGCGGGTCGAGCATCTTCCAGTCCGTCCCCGGGCTCAACCAGTACTGGCACCCGTGGCTGCTCGGCGGGTCCGCGCACGGCACGGCCGTGGTCGGCGACGAGACCTGGGAGCTGGACGGCTGGTCGGTCTACGCCGAGAAGAACTGGGGCAAGGGCGGGTTCCCCGACTCGTGGTGGTGGGGCCAGGCGCAGGGCTTCGCCGACCCGTCGGTGTGCGTCGCGTTCGCCGGCGGCGAGGTCTCCGCGGGGCCGCTGCGCACCACCGTCACAGCCGCGGTCGTGCGGCTGCCCGACAGCTCGGTGATCCGCCTCGGCGACCCGGTCGTCTCGCCCGTGCGCGCGGAGGTCACCGACGAGCGCTGGTCACTCCACGGCCGCAGCGCCCGCTGGCGCGTCGACATCGAGGGATCGGGCAGCCTCGCCGGCGCCCACGTGCTGCCGGTGCCCCTCCCACTCGAGCGACGCAACGTGCCCGGCGCGATCGAGCACCTCGGCGCGCACATGAGGGTCACCGTGCGGCACCGCGGCAGCGTCATGTGGGAGGGCGAGTCGCACCTCGCCGCGCTCGAGCACGGGGGCATCGACCGAGCGCGAGCCGAAGTCACGCGGCGGGGTCACGGGCCGGACGCCGAGGACGCTCCCCCGACGACCCGCCCGCTCCCCTGA
- a CDS encoding malonic semialdehyde reductase, which yields MNDSLRLSPEAQDLLFREARTANSFTDEPVTDEQVAAIQDLVKFGPTAMNCQPLRVVLIRSDEARSRLLKHMSDGNRDKTGSAPLVAVLAADTNFNEHLPTVFPHAEGAKDWFPDADAREATARFNAAIQVGYFVMGVRAAGLAAGPMTGFDAAGIDEDLLAGTGYKSMVVVNIGHPGENAWFDRLPRLEHAQVVTAL from the coding sequence GTGAACGATTCTCTGCGACTGTCCCCCGAAGCCCAGGACCTGCTGTTCCGTGAGGCCCGCACCGCCAACTCCTTCACCGACGAACCGGTGACGGACGAGCAGGTCGCGGCCATCCAGGACCTCGTGAAGTTCGGGCCGACCGCGATGAACTGCCAGCCCCTGCGCGTCGTGCTGATCCGCAGCGACGAGGCCCGCTCGCGCCTGCTGAAGCACATGTCGGACGGCAACCGCGACAAGACGGGTTCCGCGCCGCTGGTGGCCGTGCTCGCCGCCGACACAAACTTCAACGAGCACCTGCCCACGGTCTTCCCGCACGCGGAGGGCGCCAAGGACTGGTTCCCGGACGCGGACGCCCGTGAGGCGACGGCTCGCTTCAACGCCGCCATCCAGGTGGGCTACTTCGTGATGGGCGTGCGCGCCGCCGGCCTGGCCGCGGGCCCGATGACCGGGTTCGACGCCGCCGGCATCGACGAGGACCTGCTGGCCGGCACCGGCTACAAGTCGATGGTCGTCGTGAACATCGGCCACCCCGGCGAGAACGCCTGGTTCGACCGCCTGCCGCGCCTCGAGCACGCGCAGGTCGTCACCGCGCTCTGA
- a CDS encoding methyltransferase domain-containing protein, with the protein MDPSPQLSSRLAEILDVLPLRPGLRVLEIGGAPGPLARAIAARVAPTGFVLVVDRSERGTAATERACAAEIRTGLLGVRRSSVESFALEPGEPPFDLAIANRVGAFDGRRPAAAELALEAITAATVPGAPFYVDGRLWS; encoded by the coding sequence ATGGACCCGAGCCCGCAGCTCTCGTCACGCCTCGCGGAGATCCTCGACGTCCTGCCGCTGCGGCCCGGACTGCGCGTTCTCGAGATCGGTGGCGCACCCGGCCCGCTCGCCCGGGCCATCGCCGCGCGCGTGGCGCCGACTGGCTTCGTCCTCGTGGTCGACCGCTCCGAACGCGGCACGGCGGCCACCGAGCGAGCCTGCGCCGCGGAGATCCGCACCGGACTCCTGGGCGTCAGGCGCTCGTCCGTGGAGTCGTTCGCCCTCGAGCCCGGCGAGCCGCCCTTCGACCTGGCGATCGCCAACCGCGTGGGCGCCTTCGACGGACGCCGGCCCGCCGCCGCGGAACTCGCCCTCGAGGCGATCACCGCGGCGACGGTGCCCGGCGCGCCGTTCTACGTCGACGGCCGGCTCTGGTCGTGA
- a CDS encoding PrsW family intramembrane metalloprotease produces the protein MSDATLTTDPTAGADEARRRQVDALEISGWGERFVFFQPRNLCFWVYVALTALGAFQAWSFFGPGAGLYGGAFAVAALLCGLCGLAWWLWFRHIDRWERQPLGLIVAGLVWGAIPATFAFAMTVNTALLGIYPKLFGQDWAANWAAGAIAPFTEEAAKLCGFVLLLGLAPRLVRTANDGLILGAFIGLGFAAFEDFLYAAQSASTAFGTDPVGSAEHMALTRIAFSFVSHPLFSALVCCGAVYLIGTAAQPRRIGRGIAFVLAGMFLHFTWDDAGGLGFGNGFATFGVMLGSIILGFTVLSIAFRRAAPREHDFVRDILAPEVAAGTVTAAEVESVVDKKARKALKKSAPNHRGRKAIKHLRRAILDLTHDVAEAKGADSEAVLHSRAEVERLRAIATTGQKAAAGK, from the coding sequence ATGAGCGACGCAACGCTGACGACGGACCCCACTGCAGGAGCGGACGAGGCCCGACGCCGTCAGGTCGACGCCCTCGAGATCTCGGGCTGGGGTGAGCGATTCGTCTTCTTCCAGCCCCGGAACCTGTGCTTCTGGGTCTACGTGGCACTCACCGCGCTGGGGGCCTTCCAGGCGTGGAGCTTCTTCGGTCCCGGGGCAGGGCTGTACGGCGGCGCCTTCGCGGTCGCCGCGTTGCTGTGCGGGCTCTGCGGACTCGCGTGGTGGCTGTGGTTCCGGCACATCGACCGGTGGGAGCGCCAGCCGCTGGGCCTGATCGTGGCCGGGCTGGTGTGGGGCGCGATCCCCGCGACGTTCGCCTTCGCGATGACCGTCAACACGGCACTGCTCGGCATCTACCCCAAGCTCTTCGGCCAGGACTGGGCAGCCAACTGGGCCGCCGGTGCGATCGCTCCGTTCACGGAGGAGGCCGCCAAGCTGTGCGGCTTCGTCCTGCTGCTCGGCCTCGCGCCCCGGCTCGTCCGGACGGCGAACGACGGCCTGATCCTGGGTGCCTTCATCGGCCTCGGCTTCGCGGCCTTCGAGGACTTCCTCTACGCCGCACAGTCCGCGAGCACGGCGTTCGGAACCGACCCGGTCGGCAGCGCGGAGCACATGGCGCTGACCCGCATCGCGTTCAGCTTCGTCTCGCACCCGTTGTTCAGCGCCCTGGTCTGCTGCGGCGCCGTCTACCTCATCGGCACGGCCGCCCAGCCGCGCAGGATCGGGCGCGGCATCGCGTTCGTCCTCGCCGGCATGTTCCTGCACTTCACGTGGGACGACGCCGGTGGACTCGGCTTCGGGAACGGCTTCGCGACCTTCGGGGTCATGCTCGGCTCGATCATCCTGGGCTTCACGGTGCTGAGCATCGCGTTCCGGCGGGCTGCTCCGCGCGAGCACGACTTCGTCCGCGACATCCTCGCGCCCGAGGTGGCTGCCGGGACAGTCACCGCGGCGGAGGTGGAGTCCGTGGTCGACAAGAAGGCACGCAAGGCGCTCAAGAAGTCCGCGCCGAACCACCGCGGGCGCAAGGCGATCAAGCACCTGCGTCGGGCGATCCTCGACCTCACCCACGATGTCGCCGAGGCGAAGGGGGCCGACAGCGAGGCCGTCCTCCACTCGCGGGCCGAGGTCGAGCGGCTCCGCGCGATCGCGACGACGGGTCAGAAGGCCGCAGCCGGGAAGTGA
- a CDS encoding PIG-L deacetylase family protein: MSADELLPPLPSDAFERVLCVVAHPDDVEYGTSSAVARWTSEGIDVAYLLLTRGEAGMDALSPRETAVLRQREQIAASEIVGVSDVQFLDYPDGVLEYSLAMRRDISMAIRRFRPDAVLVGSWEVEFVAGLNQADHRVAGLAALDALRDAGNRWVFPELLSEGLEPCSPRWLLVSGDSAPTHGVDVTGEPLEKGIASLEAHGQYLAGIEGHPPPRPMITGITAMQGRQLGVAHAVLFRAFDFHAPPPIAREAMRLAGETQPGE; the protein is encoded by the coding sequence ATGAGTGCGGATGAGCTGCTGCCACCCCTCCCGTCCGACGCCTTCGAGCGCGTCCTGTGCGTCGTGGCGCACCCCGACGACGTCGAGTACGGCACGTCGTCGGCGGTCGCGCGGTGGACGAGCGAGGGCATCGACGTCGCCTACCTGCTGCTGACCCGCGGCGAGGCCGGCATGGACGCGCTGTCGCCCAGGGAGACGGCCGTGCTGCGGCAGCGCGAGCAGATCGCCGCCTCGGAGATCGTGGGCGTCTCGGACGTGCAGTTCCTCGACTACCCCGACGGGGTCCTCGAGTACTCGCTGGCGATGCGCCGGGACATCTCGATGGCGATCCGGCGCTTCCGGCCCGACGCGGTGCTCGTGGGCTCGTGGGAGGTGGAGTTCGTCGCGGGACTGAACCAGGCCGACCACCGGGTCGCCGGGCTGGCGGCCCTCGACGCACTGCGCGACGCGGGCAACCGGTGGGTGTTTCCCGAGCTGCTCTCGGAAGGACTCGAGCCGTGCTCGCCGCGGTGGCTGCTGGTCTCGGGCGACTCGGCGCCGACCCACGGTGTCGACGTCACGGGCGAGCCGCTCGAGAAGGGGATCGCGTCGCTCGAGGCGCACGGCCAGTACCTTGCGGGCATCGAGGGTCACCCGCCGCCGCGTCCCATGATCACGGGCATCACGGCGATGCAGGGACGGCAGCTGGGCGTCGCCCACGCCGTGCTGTTCCGAGCCTTCGACTTCCACGCTCCGCCGCCGATCGCGCGCGAGGCCATGCGACTGGCAGGGGAGACGCAGCCGGGCGAGTGA
- a CDS encoding NAD(P)-dependent alcohol dehydrogenase, which translates to MRAVLQSHYGSVDDLSVGEIDRPEPADDEVLIRVRAASVHPDVWHVVAGQPAVLRLMGSGARRPRQQVPGTDVAGVVESVGLAVTRFKPGDEVFGETIRGVQWRNGGAYAEFATAPEAGLAHKPPNVTFEEASAVPTAGLIALNNLPQRWVPAGSRVLVNGAGGGVGAIAVQLAKAYGAEVTGVEHPSKLDLVRSLGADRVIDYTAEDFTRRGEPWDVVFDVPGNHPFREVRRVLAPGGRYLLIGHDAFGAGGHHWLGGIPLQLGLMARSAVNPQLRGPSFASPDKHELMGTLTHLMETGALRVVVDRTFPLDQAPEALHHLMSGQAVGRVVIRP; encoded by the coding sequence ATGAGAGCCGTCCTCCAGAGCCACTACGGGTCGGTCGACGATCTGAGCGTGGGGGAGATCGATCGCCCGGAGCCTGCCGACGACGAAGTGCTGATCCGGGTGCGGGCCGCCTCGGTGCACCCGGACGTGTGGCACGTCGTGGCGGGGCAGCCCGCCGTGCTGCGGCTCATGGGCTCGGGGGCGAGGCGTCCCCGCCAGCAGGTGCCGGGCACCGACGTCGCGGGCGTCGTCGAGTCCGTGGGTCTCGCGGTGACGCGGTTCAAGCCGGGCGACGAGGTGTTCGGCGAGACGATCCGCGGCGTCCAGTGGCGCAACGGAGGCGCCTACGCCGAGTTCGCCACCGCTCCGGAGGCTGGGCTCGCGCACAAGCCTCCCAATGTCACCTTCGAGGAGGCATCGGCGGTGCCGACGGCCGGCCTCATCGCCCTCAACAACCTCCCGCAGCGGTGGGTGCCCGCGGGGTCGCGGGTGCTGGTCAACGGCGCGGGCGGGGGAGTGGGCGCGATCGCGGTGCAGCTCGCGAAGGCCTACGGCGCCGAGGTCACGGGGGTCGAGCACCCGAGCAAGCTCGACCTGGTCCGCTCTCTCGGCGCCGACCGCGTGATCGACTACACCGCCGAGGACTTCACGCGCAGGGGCGAGCCCTGGGACGTCGTCTTCGACGTGCCGGGGAACCATCCATTCCGCGAGGTGAGGCGCGTGCTCGCCCCGGGCGGTCGCTACCTGCTGATCGGGCACGACGCGTTCGGCGCGGGCGGGCACCACTGGCTCGGCGGGATCCCGCTCCAGCTGGGGCTCATGGCGCGCTCCGCGGTGAACCCCCAGCTGCGCGGCCCCTCGTTCGCGTCGCCGGACAAGCACGAGCTGATGGGAACACTGACGCACCTCATGGAGACCGGGGCGTTGCGCGTGGTGGTCGACCGGACCTTCCCGCTCGACCAAGCGCCCGAGGCGCTGCACCACCTCATGTCGGGGCAAGCAGTGGGGCGGGTCGTCATCCGTCCGTGA
- a CDS encoding maleylpyruvate isomerase family mycothiol-dependent enzyme: MTDVWPIVHAERDALLADLEQLPAAEWDIPSLCEGWTVHDVVAHLVDTALTTRVGFVLGLARARFDFDRQNDRGVRRHRGATPGETLARFRAVAQRTTTPPAPLDSRLVEAIVHGEDIRRPLGIARSYPLEAVERAIHLQSRTPRSFGGGKELLEHARLTATDSDVAIGSGLAVSGPALSLLLVLTGRTIALDDLEGPGLEPLSAELR, translated from the coding sequence ATGACCGACGTCTGGCCGATCGTCCACGCCGAGCGCGACGCTCTCCTTGCCGACCTCGAGCAGCTGCCCGCCGCCGAGTGGGACATCCCGTCGCTGTGCGAGGGGTGGACGGTGCACGACGTCGTCGCGCACCTCGTGGACACGGCGCTCACCACCCGCGTCGGGTTCGTGCTGGGCCTGGCGCGCGCACGGTTCGACTTCGACCGCCAGAACGACCGGGGCGTCCGGCGCCATCGCGGCGCGACTCCCGGTGAGACCCTCGCCCGTTTCCGTGCCGTCGCGCAGCGGACGACCACACCACCCGCGCCGCTCGACAGCCGGCTCGTGGAGGCGATCGTCCATGGCGAGGACATCCGACGGCCGCTGGGCATCGCCCGTTCCTACCCGCTCGAGGCCGTCGAGCGAGCGATCCACCTCCAGTCCCGCACACCACGGTCGTTCGGTGGCGGGAAGGAGCTCCTCGAGCACGCGCGCCTCACGGCGACGGACTCGGACGTCGCGATCGGCTCCGGCCTCGCGGTGAGCGGTCCGGCGCTGTCACTGCTGCTCGTGCTGACCGGACGGACGATCGCGCTCGACGACCTCGAGGGACCGGGGCTGGAGCCCCTCTCCGCCGAGCTTCGCTGA
- a CDS encoding alpha/beta hydrolase, whose protein sequence is MTTPLSRRLMVVLLVTLLIVGTGVLAVWFLQRQLIYFPDSEPVPSAVEVVDGARDVTLHTEDGLDLDAWFVPAAEATDTGLAVLVAPGNGGNRLSRADFAKALSRRGMAVLLMDYRGYGGNPGRPSESGLTADADAAAAALEELGYPPSRTIHFGESLGTGVVAALQARTPPAGVVLRSPFTELADVGAHHYPWLPVRLLLRDRFPVSEHLAESDVPVTVIYGNRDSIVPTALSEQVADEAPSLFERVVLTADHNDSVMFGAPVADAVLRLANDVG, encoded by the coding sequence ATGACCACGCCGCTGAGCAGGAGGCTGATGGTGGTCCTTCTCGTGACGCTGCTGATCGTCGGGACGGGTGTGCTCGCCGTGTGGTTCCTGCAGCGCCAGCTGATCTACTTCCCCGACTCCGAGCCGGTGCCCTCGGCCGTTGAGGTCGTCGATGGCGCTCGGGACGTCACGCTGCACACCGAGGACGGACTCGACCTCGACGCCTGGTTCGTCCCGGCGGCGGAGGCGACGGACACGGGACTGGCGGTCCTGGTCGCTCCGGGCAACGGCGGAAACCGGCTGAGCCGGGCGGATTTCGCGAAGGCGCTGAGCCGGCGGGGCATGGCGGTCCTGCTGATGGACTACCGCGGCTACGGCGGCAACCCCGGGCGGCCCAGTGAGTCCGGGCTCACCGCCGACGCGGACGCCGCCGCGGCCGCGTTGGAGGAGCTCGGCTACCCGCCCTCGCGGACGATCCACTTCGGCGAGTCCCTCGGCACCGGCGTCGTGGCGGCGCTCCAAGCCAGGACGCCTCCGGCGGGCGTGGTGCTGCGGTCGCCGTTCACCGAGCTCGCGGACGTCGGGGCACACCACTACCCGTGGCTGCCGGTGCGTCTCCTGTTGCGCGACCGGTTCCCGGTGAGCGAGCACCTGGCGGAAAGTGACGTGCCCGTCACGGTGATCTACGGGAACCGCGACTCGATCGTCCCCACGGCACTCAGCGAGCAGGTCGCGGACGAGGCCCCGTCGCTGTTCGAGCGCGTCGTGCTGACGGCCGACCACAACGACTCCGTGATGTTCGGGGCACCGGTCGCCGACGCCGTCCTGCGCCTGGCCAACGACGTCGGGTGA
- a CDS encoding threonine/serine dehydratase — MTVTRQDVQAAAQRIEGRVRRTPLWRASADDSLRLKLEHLQHCGVFKTRGAFNRQLAGVEAGEITEAGIAVASGGNAGLAQAFAARELGLRATVFVPESAPQVKVDRIAAYGAEVRRVGSEFAESYRASVDFAEQSGAVLAHAYDQVEVAAGAGTLAEEILEDEPSIDTIIVAVGGGGLFAGVAASALGRARVVAVEPERCPTLHRAMEAGGPIDVSVSGVAADSLGARRLGDLAFAAVEAEAPVPVLVTDDEIVAARTALWDEFRVPSEHGAAAAYAALHSGRYVPQSGERVAVVVCGANTDAATLASRSAS; from the coding sequence GTGACGGTGACGAGGCAGGACGTGCAGGCAGCAGCGCAGCGCATCGAGGGCCGCGTGCGGCGCACGCCGCTGTGGCGGGCGTCCGCCGACGACTCGCTGCGGCTGAAGCTCGAGCACCTCCAGCACTGCGGCGTGTTCAAGACGCGCGGCGCGTTCAACCGCCAGCTCGCCGGGGTCGAGGCCGGGGAGATCACCGAGGCCGGCATCGCCGTGGCGTCGGGTGGCAACGCCGGACTGGCCCAGGCCTTCGCGGCCCGGGAGCTGGGCCTGAGGGCCACCGTCTTCGTGCCCGAGTCGGCGCCCCAGGTGAAGGTGGATCGCATCGCCGCCTACGGGGCCGAGGTGCGGCGGGTCGGCAGCGAGTTCGCCGAGTCGTACCGGGCGTCCGTCGACTTCGCGGAGCAGTCTGGCGCGGTGCTCGCGCACGCGTACGACCAGGTCGAGGTCGCCGCGGGCGCCGGGACGCTGGCCGAGGAGATTCTCGAGGACGAGCCGTCGATCGACACGATCATCGTCGCGGTCGGGGGTGGCGGGCTGTTCGCCGGCGTCGCGGCCTCGGCGCTCGGTCGGGCCCGGGTCGTTGCGGTCGAGCCGGAGCGGTGCCCCACCCTGCACCGCGCGATGGAGGCCGGCGGGCCGATCGACGTGTCCGTGTCGGGAGTGGCGGCCGACTCGCTGGGTGCGCGCCGGCTGGGCGATCTCGCCTTCGCAGCGGTCGAGGCCGAGGCGCCCGTGCCGGTCCTGGTGACCGACGACGAGATCGTCGCGGCCCGGACGGCGCTGTGGGACGAGTTCCGTGTGCCGTCCGAGCACGGGGCCGCGGCTGCCTACGCGGCGCTGCACTCCGGACGGTACGTGCCGCAGTCCGGTGAGCGCGTCGCGGTCGTCGTCTGCGGAGCCAACACCGACGCGGCCACCTTGGCCTCGCGGTCTGCTTCCTGA